One genomic region from Stackebrandtia nassauensis DSM 44728 encodes:
- a CDS encoding FMN-dependent NADH-azoreductase, with translation MSVLLHVDSSINGDNSHSRKVTATFAKEWQAANPQGRYIYRDVAADPIPHIDAVTYGAINSPESEHTPEQAEAFGPAKHIIDEVVAADTILLGVPMYNFSVPSHLKAWMDRIAIGRFFADDDGKSELSDKKFVIATSRGGSYAPGTPRHHFDHQEPYLERFFEFLGAKDLTFLHTEMALSHVVPALAQFKHIYDETHAEAHKRARDLATA, from the coding sequence ATGTCAGTACTGCTGCACGTCGACTCGAGCATCAACGGCGACAACTCGCACTCCCGCAAGGTGACCGCCACCTTCGCCAAGGAATGGCAGGCCGCCAACCCGCAGGGCCGCTACATCTACCGGGACGTAGCCGCCGACCCTATCCCCCACATCGACGCCGTCACCTACGGCGCCATCAATTCCCCTGAATCCGAGCACACCCCCGAGCAGGCCGAGGCCTTCGGTCCGGCCAAGCACATCATCGACGAGGTCGTGGCCGCCGACACGATCCTGCTGGGTGTGCCCATGTACAACTTCTCGGTTCCCTCCCACCTGAAGGCGTGGATGGACCGCATCGCCATCGGCCGGTTCTTCGCCGACGACGACGGCAAGAGTGAGCTCAGTGACAAGAAGTTCGTCATCGCGACCTCGCGCGGCGGCTCCTACGCCCCGGGCACCCCGCGCCATCACTTCGACCACCAGGAGCCGTACCTGGAGCGGTTCTTCGAGTTCCTGGGTGCCAAGGACCTCACCTTCCTGCACACCGAGATGGCGCTGTCCCACGTGGTCCCGGCACTGGCGCAGTTCAAGCACATCTACGACGAGACCCACGCCGAGGCCCACAAGCGGGCCCGCGACCTCGCCACCGCCTAG
- a CDS encoding MarR family winged helix-turn-helix transcriptional regulator has product MSSSVEPFPTCPNTSSVRTDIAWLLHRAAQRIRQEWDVAAREHGLRDMRDWIVLAAVGEGEKRTQLAIGQELGLDKTTLMSVLDRLERDGFVVRTVDPNDRRARVPELTEIGAKVRDLKVPARQRVEEAALTGASTEDRHVFFSVLSQLAGVDSDSEEPSHGSCMR; this is encoded by the coding sequence ATGTCATCGTCGGTCGAACCCTTCCCCACCTGTCCCAACACCTCCAGCGTCCGGACCGACATCGCGTGGCTGCTGCACCGGGCGGCGCAGCGAATTCGGCAGGAATGGGACGTGGCCGCCCGCGAACACGGGCTGCGGGACATGCGCGACTGGATCGTCCTGGCCGCCGTCGGGGAGGGCGAGAAACGCACCCAGTTGGCCATCGGCCAGGAACTCGGGCTGGACAAGACCACCCTGATGTCGGTGCTGGACCGGCTGGAGCGGGACGGCTTCGTGGTGCGCACCGTCGACCCCAACGACCGCCGGGCCCGGGTCCCGGAACTGACCGAGATCGGCGCGAAGGTCCGCGACCTGAAGGTCCCGGCGCGGCAACGCGTCGAGGAGGCGGCGCTGACCGGAGCCAGCACCGAGGACCGGCACGTCTTCTTCTCGGTGCTGAGCCAACTGGCCGGTGTGGACTCCGATTCCGAGGAGCCCTCGCACGGTTCCTGTATGCGGTGA
- a CDS encoding nucleotidyltransferase family protein: MSVAGLVLAAGAGTRFGRPKALVEYRGATLLDRAVTILREGGCETVYGVLGISAYAARARSATAFTPVYNPRWHTGMGSSLRAGLAALDREHEGVVVLLVDQPGISPVSVRRVREAHALGALVAMAVYNGRRGHPVCFDRGLWPEIAEAAHDDVGAREFLRAHPDLITEVACDGLGDPRDIDTPADLARLRRR, translated from the coding sequence ATGAGCGTCGCGGGCCTGGTGTTGGCCGCCGGAGCTGGAACCCGGTTCGGGCGGCCGAAGGCGCTTGTGGAGTATCGGGGCGCGACACTGCTGGATCGCGCGGTGACGATCCTGCGCGAGGGCGGCTGCGAGACGGTGTACGGCGTGCTGGGCATCAGTGCCTACGCGGCCCGCGCGCGCTCGGCCACCGCGTTCACCCCGGTGTACAACCCGCGGTGGCACACCGGCATGGGCTCCTCGCTGCGGGCCGGACTGGCGGCGCTGGATCGCGAGCACGAGGGCGTGGTGGTCCTGCTGGTCGACCAGCCCGGCATCTCACCGGTGTCGGTTCGCCGGGTCCGGGAGGCCCACGCGCTGGGCGCGTTGGTCGCGATGGCCGTCTACAACGGACGACGGGGTCACCCCGTGTGTTTCGATCGCGGGCTGTGGCCGGAGATCGCCGAGGCGGCGCACGACGACGTCGGGGCGCGCGAGTTCCTGCGCGCTCACCCGGATCTGATCACCGAGGTGGCGTGTGACGGCCTCGGCGACCCCCGCGATATCGACACCCCCGCGGATCTGGCGCGACTGCGGCGGCGGTGA
- a CDS encoding PucR family transcriptional regulator: MDLHALLQMPELGLTLLSGQGHLDRKIRWVVPTDLPDPRRYLSGGELVLTGMLWRHDETDADKFVGCIAAAGVSALGAGDPERSDIPAELVDACRRHDLPLFHVSPEVSFSTITERVVQRLSAHRSADVAAVLGRHRQLIASGGGLGEVLALVHDELGMDCQILSATGRVIRSSTPEATPSASARRTIAAKVLGGGPLPRRIRVNKRSEYSVFGVGGPSPHCGWMLVVDDDHTQWPPQRRDVTEELVALISLELRRTVERDQSEHDLVLALDTGADHLASHLAHAGLSGPGGYVVAVCTATGPASLSLGPSVLTEAIAPASAAFTLARRHGEVIAVARVESGHAEIVAHAREVAATLSKGLRDDRVAIGISDAVDSAEALTGALSEARHAVHLATAREAAVEVAGPDDLTSHVLLMATVPDGVRRAYRSKVLGPVLEYDKEHKSELVSTLEEFLECEGSWSRCAAKLHLHVNTLRYRIERVERLTGRDLRRLTDRVDLFLALRVP, encoded by the coding sequence ATGGATTTGCATGCTTTGCTCCAGATGCCGGAGCTGGGGCTGACACTGCTGTCCGGACAGGGTCACCTGGACCGCAAGATCCGCTGGGTGGTTCCCACCGATCTGCCCGACCCGCGGCGTTACCTGTCCGGCGGCGAGCTCGTCCTCACCGGGATGCTGTGGCGGCACGACGAGACCGACGCCGACAAGTTCGTCGGCTGCATCGCCGCCGCCGGGGTCAGCGCCCTGGGCGCCGGTGACCCCGAGCGCTCCGACATCCCGGCCGAACTGGTCGACGCCTGCCGCCGTCACGACCTGCCGCTGTTCCACGTCAGCCCCGAGGTGTCGTTCTCGACGATCACCGAGCGGGTGGTGCAGCGGCTGTCGGCGCACCGGTCCGCCGACGTGGCGGCGGTGCTGGGGCGGCACCGGCAGCTCATCGCCTCGGGCGGCGGCCTGGGCGAGGTGCTGGCGCTGGTGCACGACGAGCTGGGCATGGACTGCCAGATCCTGTCGGCCACCGGACGCGTCATCCGTTCGAGCACCCCCGAGGCGACCCCCAGCGCGTCGGCCCGCAGGACGATCGCGGCCAAGGTACTGGGCGGCGGGCCGTTGCCGCGCCGGATAAGGGTGAACAAGCGCAGCGAGTACTCGGTGTTCGGCGTCGGCGGACCGTCCCCCCACTGTGGCTGGATGCTGGTCGTCGACGACGACCACACTCAGTGGCCGCCGCAGCGCCGCGACGTCACCGAGGAGCTCGTGGCTCTGATCTCGCTGGAGTTGCGCCGCACCGTCGAGCGCGACCAGTCCGAGCACGACCTGGTACTCGCGCTCGACACCGGCGCCGACCACCTCGCCTCGCATCTGGCCCACGCCGGGCTGAGCGGGCCGGGCGGTTACGTGGTGGCGGTGTGCACCGCCACCGGACCGGCCTCGCTGAGTCTGGGGCCGTCGGTGCTCACCGAGGCGATCGCCCCGGCCAGCGCCGCCTTCACCCTGGCGCGGCGGCACGGCGAGGTCATCGCGGTGGCCCGGGTCGAGTCCGGGCACGCCGAGATCGTCGCCCACGCCCGCGAGGTGGCCGCGACGCTGTCGAAGGGGCTGCGCGACGACCGGGTGGCGATCGGGATCTCCGACGCCGTCGACTCGGCCGAGGCCCTGACCGGCGCGCTGTCGGAGGCCCGGCACGCGGTGCACCTGGCCACGGCCCGGGAGGCGGCGGTGGAGGTCGCCGGACCCGACGACCTGACCTCGCACGTACTGCTGATGGCCACCGTCCCCGACGGCGTGCGCCGCGCCTATCGCTCCAAAGTGCTGGGACCGGTGCTCGAATACGACAAGGAGCACAAGTCCGAACTCGTCTCCACTCTGGAGGAGTTCCTGGAGTGCGAGGGTTCGTGGTCGCGGTGCGCGGCCAAGCTCCACCTGCACGTCAACACGCTGCGGTACCGCATCGAACGGGTGGAGCGGCTGACCGGACGGGACCTGCGGCGCCTGACCGACCGGGTGGACCTGTTCCTGGCGCTGCGGGTGCCATGA
- the uraD gene encoding 2-oxo-4-hydroxy-4-carboxy-5-ureidoimidazoline decarboxylase gives MEAFNSLEADEARAALTAVCAAPAWIDAVATGRPYADAEALREAGLAAYDALTPEQIRQAVDAHPAIGAKVGGDSVESAWSRGEQRGAASADADTARAQAEANAAYAERFGHVFLICATGRSAAEMVAEARRRLDNDPETEAAEVARELRAIVALRLRKLVST, from the coding sequence ATGGAGGCATTTAATTCGCTCGAAGCGGACGAGGCGCGAGCGGCGCTGACCGCCGTGTGCGCCGCCCCCGCCTGGATCGACGCCGTCGCGACCGGGCGCCCCTACGCCGACGCGGAAGCGCTGCGCGAGGCGGGGCTGGCGGCCTACGACGCGCTGACGCCGGAACAGATCCGGCAGGCCGTCGACGCGCACCCCGCGATCGGCGCCAAGGTCGGCGGCGACTCCGTCGAGTCGGCCTGGTCGCGCGGCGAACAGCGCGGCGCCGCGTCCGCCGACGCCGACACCGCGCGGGCCCAGGCCGAGGCCAACGCCGCCTACGCCGAACGCTTCGGCCACGTGTTCCTCATCTGCGCCACCGGACGCTCGGCGGCCGAGATGGTCGCCGAGGCGCGGCGGCGGCTCGACAACGACCCCGAGACCGAAGCCGCCGAGGTGGCCCGAGAACTGCGGGCGATCGTCGCGCTGCGGTTGCGAAAGCTGGTGAGCACATGA
- the uraH gene encoding hydroxyisourate hydrolase yields MSLSTHVLDATAGKPAAEMGVELWFESEPGEYEQLHVGATDADGRIGGWTVRQGKHRIVFDTGEWWKRRRTPTFHPEVIVSFTVTDPDAHHHVPLLLSPFAYSTYRGS; encoded by the coding sequence ATGAGTCTGTCCACCCACGTCCTGGACGCGACCGCCGGGAAACCCGCGGCCGAGATGGGCGTCGAGCTGTGGTTCGAGTCCGAACCCGGTGAGTACGAACAGCTGCACGTCGGCGCGACCGACGCCGACGGCCGCATCGGCGGCTGGACGGTGCGCCAGGGCAAGCACCGGATCGTGTTCGACACCGGCGAGTGGTGGAAGCGCCGCCGCACCCCGACCTTCCACCCCGAGGTCATCGTCAGCTTCACCGTCACCGACCCGGACGCTCACCACCACGTGCCGCTGCTGTTGAGCCCGTTCGCCTATTCGACCTACCGAGGGAGCTAG
- the pucL gene encoding factor-independent urate hydroxylase, whose product MARLDVNQYGKAETRVVRLCRDTPRHEIRDLNVSIALSGDLTDVHLSGDNSHVVPTDTQKNTVYAFARAGIDQVETFGLRLARHFVDEFDPIHGASVDLDEYAWQRVGDHSFSRGSGGETRTAHIGYDGDVATVSAGLKDLLLLNSTDSEFTGYIKDRYTTLPETKDRILATAVSATWVYASDDLDFTRAFADARGAVIAAFADTYSLSLQQTLYSIGERVLSAVPEVTEVSLSLPNKHHFVYDLSPFGLDNPGLVFNAADRPYGLIEGTVKR is encoded by the coding sequence ATGGCCCGACTCGACGTCAACCAGTACGGCAAGGCCGAGACCCGGGTGGTGCGGCTGTGCCGGGACACCCCGCGTCACGAGATCCGGGACCTCAACGTGTCGATCGCGTTGTCCGGCGACCTCACCGACGTCCACCTGTCCGGCGACAACTCCCACGTCGTGCCCACCGACACCCAGAAGAACACCGTCTACGCCTTCGCCCGCGCAGGTATCGACCAGGTCGAGACCTTCGGGCTGCGGCTGGCCCGGCACTTCGTCGACGAGTTCGACCCCATCCACGGTGCCTCGGTCGACCTGGACGAGTACGCCTGGCAGCGGGTCGGCGACCACTCCTTCAGTCGCGGCTCCGGAGGGGAGACCCGCACCGCCCACATCGGATACGACGGGGACGTCGCCACGGTGTCCGCCGGACTGAAGGACCTGCTGCTGCTCAACTCCACCGACTCGGAGTTCACGGGCTACATAAAGGACCGGTATACGACCCTGCCGGAGACCAAGGACCGGATCCTGGCCACGGCCGTGTCGGCCACCTGGGTCTACGCCTCCGATGACCTCGACTTCACCCGCGCCTTCGCCGACGCGCGCGGCGCCGTCATCGCCGCGTTCGCCGACACCTATTCGCTGTCACTGCAACAGACCCTGTACTCCATAGGGGAACGCGTGCTCAGCGCGGTGCCCGAGGTGACCGAGGTGTCGCTGTCGCTGCCCAACAAGCACCACTTCGTGTACGACCTGTCCCCGTTCGGACTCGACAACCCCGGCCTCGTCTTCAACGCCGCCGACCGCCCCTACGGCCTCATCGAGGGCACGGTGAAGCGATGA
- a CDS encoding FAD binding domain-containing protein: MDFHRPATLTEALEYKARNPGAVPIAGGTDIMVELNFDVHRPAALLDLNPVTELAEWGNDGDRIRIGACVPYSRVINELGTRLPGLAIAARTVGSPQIRNRGTLGGNLGAASPAGDGHPPLVASGAHIELSSVRGVRRIPAPEFFTGVKRNVLEPDELITAILVPAARGPQQFAKIGTRNAMVIAVCAFALSLDPESRGVGTGIGSAAPTPRRATSAETFLSEALDWEKRSDIDETVSRRFGRLTAEAASPIDDVRGSAAYRRHALSVMARRTLGWAWKEYQCA; the protein is encoded by the coding sequence ATGGACTTCCACCGGCCCGCGACCTTGACCGAGGCGCTGGAGTACAAGGCCCGCAATCCCGGGGCCGTGCCGATCGCCGGTGGCACCGACATCATGGTGGAGCTCAACTTCGACGTCCACCGGCCCGCCGCGCTGCTCGACCTCAACCCGGTGACCGAACTGGCCGAATGGGGCAACGACGGCGACCGGATCCGCATCGGCGCCTGCGTCCCGTACTCGCGCGTCATCAACGAACTGGGCACCCGGCTGCCGGGCCTGGCGATCGCGGCCCGCACCGTCGGCTCCCCGCAGATCCGCAACCGGGGCACGCTGGGCGGAAACCTCGGCGCGGCCTCACCGGCAGGCGACGGCCACCCGCCGCTGGTCGCGTCCGGTGCCCACATCGAACTATCCAGTGTGCGCGGTGTCCGTCGGATACCGGCTCCGGAGTTCTTCACCGGCGTCAAACGCAACGTGCTGGAACCCGACGAGCTGATCACCGCGATCCTGGTCCCCGCCGCCCGGGGCCCGCAGCAGTTCGCCAAGATCGGCACCCGCAACGCGATGGTCATCGCGGTGTGCGCCTTCGCGCTGTCGCTGGACCCCGAGTCGCGCGGCGTCGGCACCGGGATCGGTTCGGCCGCACCGACACCCCGGCGCGCCACCTCGGCGGAGACCTTCCTGTCCGAAGCCCTCGACTGGGAGAAGCGCTCCGACATCGACGAAACCGTTTCGCGGCGGTTCGGCCGGCTGACGGCCGAGGCCGCCAGTCCCATCGACGACGTGCGGGGCTCGGCCGCCTACCGCCGTCACGCCCTGTCCGTCATGGCCCGCCGCACCCTCGGCTGGGCGTGGAAGGAGTACCAATGCGCGTGA
- a CDS encoding (2Fe-2S)-binding protein has protein sequence MRVKFTVNGSPVTVDDVWPGESLLYVLRERAGYPGAKNACEQGECGSCTVYLDDEPVCSCLVAAPQAEGREVRTVEGLAEKADTDLAEIQKAFVEAGAVQCGFCTPGLLVSADDLLNKSAEPSDAEIREALAGNLCRCTGYEKILDAVRLAATRRAA, from the coding sequence ATGCGCGTGAAGTTCACGGTGAACGGATCCCCGGTGACCGTCGACGACGTGTGGCCCGGTGAGAGCCTGCTGTACGTGCTGCGGGAGCGCGCCGGGTACCCCGGCGCCAAGAACGCCTGCGAGCAAGGCGAATGCGGCTCCTGCACCGTCTATCTGGACGACGAGCCGGTGTGCTCGTGCCTGGTGGCCGCGCCCCAGGCCGAGGGCCGCGAGGTGCGCACCGTCGAGGGACTGGCCGAAAAGGCCGACACCGACCTGGCCGAGATCCAGAAGGCCTTCGTCGAGGCCGGGGCCGTGCAGTGCGGGTTCTGCACCCCGGGACTGCTGGTGTCCGCCGACGACCTGCTGAACAAGTCGGCCGAACCGTCCGACGCCGAGATACGGGAAGCACTGGCCGGAAACCTGTGCCGCTGCACCGGTTACGAGAAGATTCTCGACGCCGTGCGGCTGGCCGCGACGAGGAGGGCGGCATGA
- a CDS encoding 8-oxoguanine deaminase encodes MSSRLIIDNAAVATVDDTDTEHQRGHIVVEDGRITAVAAGSAPSFDDNTPTQYVDGAGCLATPGLVNTHHHLYQWVTRGMAVDHTLFQWLTELYPVWARLDADGLYAAVRGGLGWLALTGCTTSADHHYVYPRAVRSELDAAHIGAVRDIGLRFHAARGSMDRGESDGGLPPDHLVESIDEILSSTQDLIGKYHDPSFDSMLRVAVAPCSPFSVSSRLLRESAELARSANVRLHTHLCESLDEEEFCRETHGCSPVEYMDSLGWLGDDVWFAHAVHLSPEAVKRLGDTGTGAAHCPSSNARLGTGMAGVRAMLDARMPVGLGVDGAASQEASMLIDELRLSLYTARQLGGPTALSSRQALRLGTMGGAAVLGRQHEIGSLEPGKLADIALWRLDGLAHADIADPVAALTLGAPAPLKLLTVGGRPIVADGELLTADTAELAREARAANRRLVNGEAK; translated from the coding sequence ATGAGCAGCCGACTGATCATCGACAACGCCGCCGTCGCGACCGTCGACGACACCGACACCGAGCACCAGCGCGGGCACATCGTCGTCGAGGACGGCCGCATCACCGCCGTGGCCGCCGGAAGCGCACCGTCCTTTGACGACAACACCCCGACGCAGTATGTGGACGGTGCCGGGTGCCTGGCCACGCCGGGGCTCGTCAACACCCATCACCACCTGTACCAGTGGGTGACGCGCGGCATGGCCGTCGACCACACGCTGTTCCAGTGGCTGACCGAGCTGTACCCGGTGTGGGCCCGGCTCGACGCCGACGGCCTGTACGCGGCGGTGCGCGGCGGCCTGGGCTGGCTGGCCCTGACCGGCTGCACCACCAGTGCCGACCACCACTACGTGTACCCGCGAGCCGTCCGCTCCGAACTGGACGCCGCGCATATCGGTGCGGTGCGCGACATCGGGCTGCGCTTCCACGCCGCGCGGGGGTCAATGGACCGGGGCGAGTCCGACGGCGGACTGCCGCCGGACCACCTGGTGGAGTCCATCGACGAGATCCTCTCCTCCACACAGGACCTCATCGGGAAGTACCACGACCCGTCCTTCGACTCGATGCTGCGGGTGGCCGTCGCACCGTGCTCGCCGTTCTCGGTCAGCAGCCGACTGCTGCGCGAGTCGGCCGAACTGGCCCGGTCGGCGAACGTCCGGCTGCACACCCACCTGTGCGAGTCCCTCGACGAGGAGGAGTTCTGCCGCGAGACCCACGGTTGCTCCCCTGTGGAGTACATGGACTCGCTGGGCTGGCTCGGCGACGACGTCTGGTTCGCCCACGCCGTGCACCTGTCACCCGAGGCCGTGAAACGCCTGGGCGACACCGGAACCGGAGCCGCCCACTGTCCCAGCTCCAACGCGCGGCTGGGCACCGGCATGGCCGGGGTCCGCGCCATGCTGGACGCCCGGATGCCGGTAGGACTCGGCGTCGACGGCGCCGCCTCGCAGGAGGCGAGCATGCTGATCGACGAGCTGCGGCTGTCGCTGTACACCGCCCGCCAACTCGGCGGACCCACGGCGCTGTCCTCGCGGCAGGCGCTGCGACTGGGCACCATGGGCGGTGCCGCCGTCCTGGGCCGCCAGCACGAGATCGGCTCGCTGGAGCCCGGCAAGCTCGCCGACATCGCGCTGTGGCGGCTGGACGGTCTGGCCCACGCCGACATCGCCGACCCGGTCGCGGCCCTGACCCTCGGGGCACCCGCGCCGCTGAAGCTGCTGACCGTCGGCGGCCGCCCGATCGTGGCCGACGGCGAGCTCCTCACCGCCGACACCGCCGAGCTGGCCCGCGAGGCCCGAGCCGCCAACCGTCGCCTCGTGAACGGAGAAGCGAAATGA
- the pucD gene encoding xanthine dehydrogenase subunit D — protein sequence MTSQEREATGHGATASAVTQRSLPTPLTQGLRGGVGDSPVRPDARLKVRGEFAYSSDLWMENMLWGTTLRSPHPYARIRSIDISPALKLPGVRCVLTAEDVPGVKFYGNDHPDQPVLAMDVVRYQGEPVAIIAADHPETGRRAAKLIEVDYEVLEPLTDPRRAILDESAPHLHEGGNIVRHQPVRVGDPDNATADVVVTAEYEVGMQDQAFLGPESGLAVPAEDGGVDLYIATQWIHNDLWLVAPCLGLPEDKVRMTQSGVGGAFGGREDLSVQIHACMLALHTGRPVKMMYNREESFFGHVHRHPALMRYEHGANRDGKLVYAKAEIILDGGAYASTTPAVVGNAASLGIGPYEVPHIKIDAWGTYTNNPPCGAMRGFGAVQACFAYESQMDAMAAKLGLSPVEFRRRNAVSQGSALATGQVIDSPAPLAEMLTRLEAMELPRPVDDDGYDLRGLPGGVANTTHGEGVKRGVGYGVGIKNICFSEGFDDYSTARVRLEVIGGEPVALVHTAGVEVGQGLVTLEAQIARTELGVEQVTIVPADTQVGSAGSSSASRQSYMTGGAVRQACLAVRAVVAERVGSSADEITLTGGKIVSATRGVIGALAEILGDSPIEQTREFRHRPTQEMDPVTGQGDSHTQLALCVHRAVVDVDVDLGLVKVVDLAAVQDVGKILNRLSLEGQIHGGTAQGLGLAVMEEILVTDGKVRNPSFTDYLIPTILDMPPMRMEILEYPDPNAPYGLRGAGEPPTLSSTPAIAAAIRDATGLRLPRVPIRPEHITNT from the coding sequence ATGACGAGCCAGGAACGCGAAGCGACCGGCCACGGTGCCACAGCTTCCGCCGTCACGCAGCGGTCGCTGCCCACCCCGCTCACGCAGGGGCTGCGGGGCGGCGTCGGCGACAGCCCCGTCCGCCCCGACGCCCGGCTGAAGGTGCGCGGCGAGTTCGCCTACTCCTCCGACCTGTGGATGGAGAACATGCTGTGGGGCACGACGCTGCGCAGCCCGCATCCGTACGCCCGCATCCGAAGCATCGACATATCGCCCGCCCTCAAGCTCCCCGGCGTGCGGTGCGTGCTGACCGCCGAGGACGTCCCCGGCGTGAAGTTCTACGGCAACGACCACCCCGACCAGCCGGTGCTGGCCATGGATGTCGTCCGCTACCAGGGCGAACCGGTGGCCATCATCGCCGCCGACCATCCCGAGACCGGACGTCGAGCCGCCAAACTGATCGAAGTGGACTACGAGGTCCTCGAACCGCTGACCGACCCGCGGCGGGCCATTCTCGACGAGTCCGCGCCCCACCTGCACGAGGGCGGCAACATCGTCCGCCACCAGCCGGTGCGGGTCGGCGACCCCGACAACGCCACCGCCGACGTGGTCGTGACCGCCGAATACGAGGTCGGCATGCAGGACCAGGCGTTCCTCGGCCCCGAATCCGGGCTCGCGGTTCCCGCCGAGGACGGCGGCGTCGACCTGTACATCGCCACCCAGTGGATCCACAATGACCTGTGGCTTGTGGCGCCGTGCCTTGGCCTGCCCGAGGACAAGGTCCGCATGACGCAGTCGGGCGTCGGCGGCGCCTTCGGTGGCCGCGAGGACCTGTCGGTCCAGATCCACGCCTGCATGCTGGCACTCCACACCGGTCGGCCGGTGAAGATGATGTACAACCGGGAGGAGTCGTTCTTCGGCCACGTCCACCGCCACCCCGCGTTGATGCGCTACGAGCACGGCGCCAACCGCGACGGCAAACTCGTCTACGCCAAGGCCGAGATCATCCTGGACGGCGGCGCCTACGCCTCGACCACCCCTGCGGTTGTCGGCAACGCCGCCTCACTCGGCATCGGCCCCTACGAGGTCCCGCACATCAAGATCGACGCCTGGGGCACCTACACCAACAACCCGCCCTGCGGCGCGATGCGCGGCTTCGGCGCCGTCCAGGCCTGCTTCGCCTACGAGTCCCAGATGGACGCGATGGCCGCGAAACTCGGACTGTCCCCGGTGGAGTTCCGGCGCCGCAACGCCGTGTCCCAGGGCAGCGCGCTGGCCACCGGCCAGGTCATCGACTCACCCGCGCCGCTGGCCGAGATGCTGACCCGGCTGGAGGCCATGGAGTTGCCCCGACCGGTCGACGACGACGGGTACGACCTGCGGGGACTGCCCGGCGGCGTCGCCAACACCACCCACGGCGAGGGCGTCAAGCGCGGCGTCGGCTACGGCGTCGGCATCAAGAACATCTGCTTCTCCGAGGGCTTCGACGACTACTCCACCGCGCGGGTCCGGCTGGAGGTCATCGGCGGCGAACCCGTCGCCCTCGTCCACACCGCGGGTGTCGAGGTCGGTCAGGGGCTGGTGACCCTTGAGGCCCAGATCGCCCGCACCGAACTCGGCGTCGAGCAGGTCACGATCGTCCCGGCCGACACTCAGGTCGGCTCGGCCGGATCCTCCTCGGCGTCGCGCCAGTCCTACATGACCGGCGGCGCGGTGCGGCAGGCCTGCCTGGCCGTGCGCGCCGTGGTCGCCGAACGCGTCGGCTCGTCCGCCGACGAGATCACGCTGACCGGCGGCAAGATCGTCTCGGCGACCCGCGGCGTGATCGGCGCGCTCGCCGAGATCCTGGGCGACTCGCCCATCGAGCAGACCCGCGAATTTCGTCACAGACCGACCCAGGAGATGGATCCGGTCACCGGCCAGGGCGACTCACACACCCAACTGGCCCTGTGCGTGCACCGAGCGGTTGTCGACGTCGACGTCGACCTCGGACTGGTCAAGGTCGTCGACCTGGCCGCCGTCCAGGACGTCGGCAAGATCCTCAACCGACTGTCCCTGGAGGGGCAGATACACGGCGGTACCGCACAGGGCCTCGGCCTGGCCGTCATGGAGGAAATCCTCGTGACAGACGGGAAAGTACGCAATCCGTCCTTTACCGACTATCTCATCCCGACGATCCTCGACATGCCACCCATGCGTATGGAGATCCTCGAGTATCCCGACCCGAACGCACCCTACGGACTGCGCGGCGCCGGCGAACCTCCCACGCTGTCGTCCACACCCGCCATCGCCGCGGCCATCCGCGACGCCACGGGACTGCGCCTGCCCCGGGTGCCCATCCGCCCGGAGCACATCACGAATACCTGA